The genomic window ATGAGACCGCCACAAATGTCTTTCACTGTGATTTGGTCCACTTCTGATCCACTCATTTCTTCCAATACTTTCACGGCCTTTTGGGAGAAATTGCCCATTTTACAGATCACAAACACTGGAAAATAATAAgacaacattttaatacacaGCATATCATGAAATTACTAATATACTGTATGTTCAACTGCTAAGACTAATATATTATATTGGaatcagtaaataaataaaaaaatatattattagttTCACACACCTGGAAGACTAAAGTTAACTTTAGCtcatttgtatataaaaaacacacagagataaATATTTAGAACACTAAAATAAAGTTGATGCATAGTGATTTTTCAAGCAGGCCAGCTGTCCAGGTTGACAAAACCTGCTTTGGAAAAGGTATCGCCTAGCAACACCATTACAATCTGTTACTAGCAGAGTAAGATATGCCACCACGCACACATTTTGAGACAACAGCATGGACTGAATATGTAAACTTGGCTTTACGTGTCTGGTCATTTTAAAAAGCATGAATAGTCATGAGTGGTGTTTTGATACGTTACCTGCAGGCTGGCAGTCACCTGCCATCTGCTGTTTCAACTGGCTGATTCTGTCCCTTAGTAACTGGATCTGATCACTCTTCCTTTCCTCTAAACTTGAGAGTGGGATGTCTGGCAGCAATATAAGCAATATAACCAGGCAAACATATGGAGAGGAACATATGATCCCCATAGACAGAGTCATATCTGGCTCTAGATCAGAAGGATACTGAGAGAAAAGGGCAAATGGCATATGTTCACCTCCACATCAGGACGCACATCCAACAGAATATGGGGGTCAGTCCTGTCCAATACGCTTTTATATTCCTGTAATTATAATTcaattataattacatttaattacaGTAGTGTTGATGTCATTGAATGTAGAAATATCTAGTTAGGAAACAAGACGGCTCAAGAGTGGGGTTGACTGAAGGTGTTTTAGTGGATATTCCCTAAATCAGTAGTTGTACTGTGTCTAATTGAGAGCTCTTGCACAATCTTCATTACCACAGAATCAATCTTGATAACATCTCTGCACATAATGACTCATCTGGCTTGAAAGCACCAATTCTGCTGGAATATTAAATAGCTCTACACTACTCTTGTCCCAAACAGAACATTCTTTTCCATAGCAAAATTATCAGCCCAATTTTACGTAATTTCCCATTCAAGGCTGGGTCACTATTGAGATGCTATCAGtttataaatgaacataacatCTTAGAAAATTGTTGGTAATTTTATAATAAACATGGCATGGCAAGTAACATTTGTTTTAAACTTAAGGCACAATACCTTTACTGTGATTCGTTGATCTCTGGAGAGGAGGTTGAGCTTTTGACACTGAAACACAATAATCATTGAGCATAACATTATGATACCTAGTCCCATATGCAGTAATATGAAATAACTGACTCCTGTAATGGAAACAATAGATGGAAATAAGCTATCACAAATAAATGGATGTCACAGAATGAAACAACTATCAAGGACTCACATAACAATGGACATTTATATAATAGAAAAATTATCcatgaaaaaaattgtattcTACCAATTACTGGTATAAGTGGGACAAGTATGCCAAGCAACATAGGCCAAACAATATCTAAATGAGTCATACcgtatttattttgaattgttgttCCCTCTCTAAgtcaattttttgttttgtttatatgtgtttttgtcctacaaaataaaaccgtatgtataaataaaaaataaataataacaataacaataatagcaTTCAGCCAGAAAGAGATATCCAAGCTACTTCTGCAGCTGGTTGAAGAAGTAGCTTCAAACTGCTGCTTGCACATAAACTTTAAGTAAATGTTTACTTGCTGCCTAATATACTATATACTCTCATCGTGTATGCAGACTCTTTAGTATTAACCTTTTACAACCAAACCAACCTTATCTGTTGCAGCTGATCCACAAAAGGTTTCGTAGTCTGCAAGTTGGGTAACACTGGGGTTCTCTCCACAAACTGCGCAGTTGGCCTGCTTGGGGCGGAGCTTGATGGATCTGAACCTGGTCTCCAAGGCATCAAACATTACAAGCTGTTGGCCACAGGAAGCTAGCATGCATGGTTAAGGAAAAAGGCTACTTTGTTCCTCTGCTTCTATCCCCTATGCACCTAAGCTATGAGAATGGAATAAGCTGGCATCTGTCCTGATTGTGTATAAATGTCATCTAAACAGAAACTAAACAATGCTTATCAAGGCCAGGTGTTAGCAAGTGTGTTACAATACAATAGATGAACAGGATGCAAAAAATATGACCATATGACCataggagtcagctcaatgagTTGGTAAAactgatgtcatatggtaaaatAGTAGAATTGTTTAATgcactaaacaaaatgataagttcCACATTTGCATGAAAAGTAAGCAAAGGATACAACCATGTCCTGAAGCAATCTTGAGAACCTCCAGCGCTTGCAAACACCCCATTATACCTGGaactaaatgaacaaaaatattttaacttttttttttctaagacATTTGTATTAGAaaaaatgaacactgttaagATTAAGTAATAGAAGTAAAAAGCAGTTCAAAGTGTGACaactatgtctgtgtaatcccttagtcgtaCCACATAGGTTTAAAATATCTTTTGCAATActattgtaataaaatgttgCTATTATAATTAAATGTTAACTACGGCCAACATTGttatttcaaatatgttttattattaaatatatatttgccaCAGAATAACATTAACATAATCTTCTTGTAAAAAATACCACTACagcatttaaaatatacatacatgAATGCATTTTTTCATAGTACAATAATGAAAAGTTACTAACCTACTCCCAACACCCCTCCGTCTGAACAGTTAGTAACTGTCTCTGGGGGTGGAGGTACAGGATAGAGACATCTGTAGCATGGGCCTCCACTATAGTTGTAAACTGTTAActgcaaattaaaatacaaatgcaattacaaaaaaagacattcaaCTAAAAAGGgttttcaaattttatttaatCTCACCTGACCCTCCATCCTCAGAGCACTTGCAGACACAAGCGGCTTTCCGCTTAAAACACATGCATCGTTCACCAAATAGCGTGTAGGGACATTGTCTGAACAGTCTGCCACAATGTCATACATAAAATTAAAGGTTAAGGACAACCATTCAAGATCTCCACTTACTAAGGCCAAGTGTGCCAAGTTTGTTACAACATGTATACAGTAAGAATGAGCATCGTGCAGAAGGATATTGTTCAATAAGTTGCAAGGCATTCTCAGATGATAGTTGCAAATGGTAGGGGACACACTCCACAGTTGGGTTCAGCCTATGGATGCATTGAATCACAGTTAATATTCTTAATAAGTCTATACCTGGCGTTACATTGTacctgtaaagtaaaaaaaacagatacatttTGAATTTAACAAACAACAACACCCTCTTGTGGCTgtaatgtacaaaatatttgCCATAATGTGCACAACTTAAAAGTTACCTATAGCAAAAAAAGGATATGCTAACAAAAATTACAATGTGTGTTGTTAAACATTTACTGGTAATTTGTCTATATTTACACCCTCAACCACCTGCTTTCCTAAAGCCATAGTATAGGCAAAAAGATAGTAACAACCTTTTAACAGAATACGATGCTGACAAAGCTTTCGCTTGTCCCTGGTTCTTCTCGCCATGAAGCACTTGTCTGTGAAGATTGCTAAGCTCGACCTCATCATAGTCCAGCAGACCTAGGCGTCCTATTTACATTCAAGAACAAGACATTATTTAAACTATAATAATTCAAGAAAACATGGAAACACATGGCAATAAATTTTAATATTACCTATGCCTGCAGCTGCAAGGTACTGAGCCAGGGGACAGCCCAGCCCTCCACAGCCCACAACCAACACTGAGGTCTTGGACAAGTTTAGCTGGCCTAAAATCAGAGAtgtttgaatctttttttttttttttttttttttgtttaattaatctCATGTTTTATATTAAGCTGCAGT from Periophthalmus magnuspinnatus isolate fPerMag1 chromosome 22, fPerMag1.2.pri, whole genome shotgun sequence includes these protein-coding regions:
- the mocs3 gene encoding adenylyltransferase and sulfurtransferase MOCS3 isoform X1, yielding MDAHEEKRLKELLNEKESEIVALKKRLSHFEKSKSITQELFEKVMPLTALEAKASLTNEEIMRYSRQLILPEFGVQGQLNLSKTSVLVVGCGGLGCPLAQYLAAAGIGRLGLLDYDEVELSNLHRQVLHGEKNQGQAKALSASYSVKRLNPTVECVPYHLQLSSENALQLIEQYDIVADCSDNVPTRYLVNDACVLSGKPLVSASALRMEGQLTVYNYSGGPCYRCLYPVPPPPETVTNCSDGGVLGVVPGIMGCLQALEVLKIASGHGSSCGQQLVMFDALETRFRSIKLRPKQANCAVCGENPSVTQLADYETFCGSAATDKCQKLNLLSRDQRITVKEYKSVLDRTDPHILLDVRPDVEVNICHLPFSLNIPLSSLEERKSDQIQLLRDRISQLKQQMAGDCQPAVFVICKMGNFSQKAVKVLEEMSGSEVDQITVKDICGGLMAWANIVDPTFPQY
- the mocs3 gene encoding adenylyltransferase and sulfurtransferase MOCS3 isoform X2 — its product is MDAHEEKRLKELLNEKESEIVALKKRLSHFEKSKSITQELFEKVMPLTALEAKASLTNEEIMRYSRQLILPEFGVQGQLNLSKTSVLVVGCGGLGCPLAQYLAAAGIGRLGLLDYDEVELSNLHRQVLHGEKNQGQAKALSASYSVKRLNPTVECVPYHLQLSSENALQLIEQYDIVADCSDNVPTRYLVNDACVLSGKPLVSASALRMEGQLTVYNYSGGPCYRCLYPVPPPPETVTNCSDGGVLGVVPGIMGCLQALEVLKIASGHGSSCGQQLVMFDALETRFRSIKLRPKQANCAVCGENPSVTQLADYETFCGSAATDKCQKLNLLSRDQRITVKEYKSVLDRTDPHILLDVRPDVEVNICHLPFSLNIPLSSLEERKSDQIQLLRDRISQLKQQMAGDCQPAVFVICKMGNFSQKAVKVLEEMSGSEVDQITVKDICGGLMAWANIVDPTFPQY